In Janthinobacterium sp. 67, a genomic segment contains:
- a CDS encoding rhodanese-like domain-containing protein — MKFIIDHIFLFAIVIISGGALLWPLLSMRGKRATVLEVTQLINRGKTIIVDVRSAEEFATGHLPEAKNIPLPELAKRLGELEKFKTRPIVVVCQKGSRSATAVGLLTNAGFAEATSLEGGLDEWKKQGLPLKTLSLAK, encoded by the coding sequence GTGAAATTCATTATCGACCACATTTTTCTGTTTGCCATCGTCATTATTTCCGGCGGCGCCCTCCTCTGGCCACTGCTGTCGATGCGCGGCAAGCGCGCGACCGTGCTGGAAGTCACGCAACTGATCAACCGTGGCAAGACCATCATCGTCGACGTGCGCAGCGCGGAAGAATTCGCCACGGGCCACTTGCCTGAAGCAAAAAATATTCCGCTGCCGGAACTGGCAAAACGCCTGGGCGAGCTGGAAAAATTCAAAACGCGCCCCATTGTAGTGGTTTGCCAGAAAGGTTCGCGTTCGGCAACCGCCGTCGGCCTGCTGACAAACGCCGGTTTCGCTGAGGCAACGAGCCTGGAAGGCGGCCTCGACGAATGGAAAAAGCAAGGTTTGCCATTGAAAACCTTGTCGCTGGCCAAATAA
- the gpmA gene encoding 2,3-diphosphoglycerate-dependent phosphoglycerate mutase encodes MYKIVFMRHGESTWNLDNRFTGWTDVDLTEKGVNEAKAAGQILKQEGFTFDVAYTSVLKRAIRTLWLALDEMDMMYLPIKNDWRLNERHYGALQGLDKGETAAKYGDEQVLVWRRSYDTPPPPLAEDDDRASFNDPRYAGLPKAAIPLTECLKDTVARVMPAWDEEIAPAIRAGKKIIISAHGNSLRALIKMLDGISDSDIVGLNIPNGQPLVYELDADLKPIRHYYLGDPAAIAAAQAAVANQGKAK; translated from the coding sequence ATGTACAAAATCGTTTTCATGCGTCACGGCGAGTCCACCTGGAACCTCGATAACCGCTTCACCGGCTGGACCGACGTCGATCTGACGGAAAAGGGCGTCAACGAAGCCAAGGCCGCCGGCCAGATCCTCAAGCAGGAAGGTTTTACGTTCGACGTGGCCTACACTTCCGTCCTGAAGCGCGCCATCCGCACCCTGTGGCTGGCGCTCGACGAGATGGACATGATGTATTTACCTATCAAGAACGACTGGCGCCTGAACGAGCGCCACTACGGCGCCCTGCAAGGCCTGGACAAGGGCGAGACGGCCGCCAAGTATGGCGACGAGCAAGTATTGGTGTGGCGCCGCAGCTACGACACGCCGCCGCCGCCGCTGGCGGAAGACGACGACCGCGCCTCGTTCAACGATCCGCGCTACGCCGGCTTGCCGAAAGCGGCCATCCCGCTGACCGAATGCCTGAAAGATACCGTGGCGCGCGTGATGCCGGCCTGGGATGAAGAAATCGCCCCGGCCATCCGCGCTGGCAAGAAGATCATCATTTCAGCCCACGGCAACAGCCTGCGCGCGCTGATCAAGATGCTCGACGGCATCAGCGACAGCGACATCGTCGGCCTGAACATCCCGAACGGCCAGCCGCTCGTGTATGAACTGGACGCCGACCTGAAACCGATCCGTCATTACTACCTGGGCGACCCGGCAGCGATTGCGGCAGCCCAGGCTGCCGTGGCGAACCAAGGGAAGGCCAAGTAA
- a CDS encoding murein hydrolase activator EnvC family protein produces MLCLALLLSSGAAQGAKPTERSKQKAAAEAQRAGLQQKLTALKRDISLTESAKDDAADTLAESEEAISNANRALRDLAREQSETGVKLNALGQEHQQLTATVEKQKTQLSKLLREQYVAGNEDRIKLLLSGDNPNRINRDLQLMAYVSQAQARLLEALRANLLAVEKNQADVQNAKDELEEIAQEERDQKALLVQEKARRAALLTSLSQRLVAQRKEVGNVERDEQRMGNLVDKLAKLIEEQAAAAAAEKKRQQLLAEQRAAAKAAADAKAAAEKRERLLAARAKAQAERERIAKEQQNKSGKIKPQTPVPPVKLDPIDDDEPPQVAKVTPKPEPKPEPEPERPSLGPAAPAGAFASLKGQLRAPVAGKIAARFGSKRGDGPSWKGVFIRTGEGSEIHAIAGGRVVFSDWLRGFGNLIIVDHGGQYMSIYGNNQSLLKRVGDAVKGGETIASAGNSGGNEESGLYFELRHQGRAFDPATWVKF; encoded by the coding sequence ATGCTGTGCCTGGCGCTGCTGCTTTCCAGCGGTGCCGCGCAGGGCGCCAAGCCCACCGAACGCAGCAAGCAGAAGGCGGCCGCGGAAGCACAACGTGCTGGATTGCAACAAAAACTGACGGCGCTCAAGCGCGACATCAGCCTGACGGAAAGCGCCAAGGATGACGCGGCCGATACCCTGGCCGAGTCGGAAGAAGCCATTTCCAACGCCAACCGCGCCTTGCGCGACCTGGCGCGGGAGCAAAGCGAGACGGGCGTGAAACTCAATGCGCTGGGGCAAGAGCACCAGCAGTTGACGGCTACCGTCGAGAAACAAAAGACGCAGCTGTCGAAGTTGCTGCGTGAACAATATGTCGCCGGCAACGAAGACCGCATCAAGCTGCTCTTGTCGGGAGATAACCCCAACCGCATCAACCGCGACCTGCAATTGATGGCGTATGTGTCGCAGGCGCAGGCACGCCTGCTGGAAGCCTTGCGCGCCAACTTGCTGGCCGTGGAGAAAAACCAGGCGGACGTGCAAAACGCCAAGGATGAACTGGAAGAAATCGCGCAGGAAGAGCGCGACCAGAAAGCCCTGCTGGTGCAGGAGAAGGCGCGCCGCGCCGCCTTGCTGACGAGCTTGTCGCAACGCCTGGTGGCGCAGCGCAAGGAAGTGGGCAATGTCGAGCGCGACGAACAGCGCATGGGCAACCTGGTCGACAAGCTGGCGAAACTGATCGAAGAGCAGGCCGCCGCCGCCGCGGCCGAAAAGAAACGCCAGCAATTGCTGGCCGAGCAACGGGCCGCCGCGAAAGCGGCTGCTGACGCCAAGGCCGCGGCGGAAAAACGCGAACGCTTGCTGGCCGCGCGCGCCAAGGCGCAGGCGGAACGGGAGCGCATTGCCAAAGAGCAGCAGAATAAATCGGGCAAGATCAAGCCGCAAACGCCTGTGCCGCCCGTCAAGCTCGATCCTATCGACGACGACGAGCCGCCGCAAGTGGCCAAGGTGACACCGAAACCCGAACCGAAGCCGGAACCGGAGCCGGAACGCCCGAGCCTGGGCCCGGCCGCGCCGGCCGGCGCCTTTGCCAGCCTGAAAGGGCAGCTGCGCGCGCCCGTGGCCGGCAAGATCGCCGCCCGCTTTGGCAGCAAGCGCGGTGACGGCCCCAGCTGGAAGGGCGTGTTCATCCGCACGGGCGAGGGCAGCGAGATCCACGCCATCGCCGGCGGCCGTGTCGTGTTTTCCGACTGGCTGCGCGGTTTCGGCAATTTGATCATCGTCGACCATGGCGGCCAGTACATGAGTATTTATGGCAATAACCAATCCTTGCTGAAACGGGTGGGCGACGCCGTCAAGGGCGGCGAGACCATCGCCAGCGCGGGCAACAGCGGCGGCAACGAGGAATCAGGGCTATACTTTGAATTGCGTCATCAGGGCCGCGCCTTCGATCCAGCCACCTGGGTGAAGTTTTAA
- a CDS encoding S41 family peptidase, with translation MGIKVKSIGLIGLGVLAGIGMSLQFPAVAQKITNAPLPLDELRQLSDVFGLIKSDYVEKVEDKKLLTEAISGMVSSLDPHSVYLDKNAFKEMRESVQGKFVGIGIEVSMEDGYVKVVSPIEDSPAAKAGILAGDLITRLDNIPLKGLQLEEVIKKMRGQPGSKLVLTMSRKGESKPLVFPIVREEIRVQSVKAKMVAPGYAWLRIAQFQEPTVDDMVKKINALYAQDPKLKGLVLDLRNDPGGVVPGAIGVATAFLPGNSVIVSTKGQLPESKQVFYGRREFYAPPGAKADPLAKLPAALKTVPLVVLVNAGSASASEIVAGALQDYQRATVIGTQTFGKGSVQTLRQITADTAVKLTTARYYTPKGRAIQARGIVPDLLVDETAEGDGWNSLRIREADLEKHLSSNDGKPEAAKPTMEGMQDQLEEEQRLIATAKKRKPLEYGAKDDFQLQQALNHFQGLPVQLAKVDAKVDKIGAKPEIASDIKADDKKIPVRKP, from the coding sequence ATGGGTATCAAAGTCAAAAGTATCGGCCTGATCGGTCTGGGCGTACTGGCCGGCATCGGCATGTCGCTGCAGTTCCCGGCCGTGGCGCAGAAGATCACGAATGCCCCGCTGCCGCTCGACGAGCTGCGCCAGCTGTCCGACGTCTTTGGCCTGATCAAGTCCGATTACGTCGAGAAGGTGGAAGACAAGAAACTCTTGACGGAAGCCATTTCCGGCATGGTGTCGTCGCTGGACCCGCACTCCGTCTACCTCGATAAAAATGCCTTCAAGGAAATGCGCGAAAGCGTGCAGGGCAAGTTCGTCGGCATCGGCATCGAAGTGAGCATGGAAGACGGCTACGTGAAAGTCGTCTCGCCCATCGAGGATAGCCCGGCCGCCAAGGCCGGCATCCTGGCGGGCGACCTGATCACCCGCCTCGACAACATCCCGCTGAAAGGCTTGCAGCTGGAAGAAGTCATCAAGAAGATGCGCGGCCAGCCGGGCAGCAAGCTGGTGCTGACGATGTCGCGCAAGGGCGAAAGCAAGCCGCTGGTCTTCCCCATCGTGCGCGAGGAAATCCGCGTGCAAAGCGTGAAGGCCAAGATGGTCGCGCCCGGCTATGCCTGGCTGCGCATCGCCCAGTTCCAGGAACCGACCGTCGATGACATGGTCAAAAAGATCAACGCGCTGTATGCGCAAGACCCCAAGCTCAAGGGCCTGGTGCTGGATTTGCGCAACGATCCCGGTGGCGTCGTGCCGGGCGCCATCGGCGTGGCCACGGCTTTCCTTCCGGGTAACTCCGTGATCGTCTCGACCAAGGGCCAGTTGCCCGAGTCGAAACAGGTGTTTTATGGCCGTCGCGAATTCTATGCGCCGCCGGGCGCCAAGGCCGACCCGCTGGCCAAGCTGCCGGCCGCGCTGAAAACCGTGCCGCTGGTGGTACTGGTCAATGCCGGTTCCGCGTCCGCCTCGGAAATCGTCGCCGGCGCCTTGCAGGATTACCAGCGCGCCACCGTCATCGGCACGCAGACCTTCGGCAAGGGTTCCGTGCAAACCTTGCGCCAGATCACGGCCGACACGGCCGTCAAGCTGACGACGGCCCGCTACTACACGCCGAAAGGCCGGGCCATCCAGGCGCGCGGCATCGTGCCCGACTTGCTGGTCGATGAAACGGCCGAAGGCGATGGCTGGAACAGCCTGCGCATCCGCGAGGCGGACCTGGAAAAGCACTTGAGCAGCAACGACGGCAAGCCGGAAGCGGCCAAGCCGACGATGGAAGGCATGCAGGATCAATTGGAAGAAGAGCAGCGCCTGATCGCCACGGCGAAAAAGCGCAAGCCGCTCGAATACGGGGCCAAGGACGATTTCCAGCTGCAACAAGCCTTGAACCATTTCCAGGGCTTGCCGGTGCAGCTGGCCAAGGTGGACGCCAAGGTCGACAAGATCGGCGCCAAGCCGGAAATCGCTTCCGACATCAAGGCCGATGACAAGAAGATTCCTGTGCGGAAGCCTTGA
- a CDS encoding HesA/MoeB/ThiF family protein: MNDNQLLRYSRHILLDQIGIEGQQALLDAHVLVIGAGGLGSPAAMYLAASGVGKLTLVDDDTVDLTNLQRQIAHTTARVGQPKVLSARETLTGINPEIEIVALQERLDDARLAELVLSATVVLDCTDNFATRHAVNRACVAHRVPLVSGAVIRFDGQVSVFDPRTGTQPCYSCLFPQEQQFTDEACSTMGVFAPLVGVVGAMQAAEALKLIMGAGESLAGRLLLLDGLHMEWNSMRVARDPGCAVCGKVVLPG; encoded by the coding sequence ATGAACGACAATCAACTGCTGCGCTACTCGCGCCACATCCTGCTTGATCAGATCGGCATCGAAGGCCAGCAAGCCTTGCTCGATGCGCACGTGCTGGTGATCGGCGCGGGCGGGCTCGGCTCGCCAGCGGCCATGTACCTGGCCGCCAGCGGCGTCGGCAAGCTGACCCTCGTCGATGACGACACGGTCGATCTCACCAATCTGCAGCGCCAGATCGCCCACACGACGGCCCGCGTGGGTCAGCCGAAAGTGCTGTCGGCGCGCGAAACCCTGACCGGTATCAATCCCGAGATTGAAATAGTGGCCTTGCAGGAGCGCCTCGACGACGCGCGCCTGGCCGAACTGGTCTTGTCCGCCACGGTGGTGCTCGACTGCACCGACAACTTCGCCACGCGCCACGCCGTCAACCGCGCCTGCGTGGCGCACAGGGTGCCGCTGGTGTCGGGCGCCGTGATTCGTTTCGACGGGCAAGTGAGCGTGTTCGACCCGCGCACGGGCACGCAACCGTGCTATTCCTGCCTGTTTCCGCAGGAGCAGCAGTTCACGGACGAGGCCTGCTCGACCATGGGCGTGTTCGCGCCGCTGGTCGGCGTGGTCGGCGCCATGCAGGCGGCCGAAGCGCTGAAACTGATCATGGGTGCGGGCGAATCGCTGGCCGGGCGGCTGCTGCTGCTCGACGGCTTGCACATGGAATGGAACAGCATGCGCGTCGCGCGCGACCCCGGCTGCGCCGTTTGCGGCAAAGTGGTCTTGCCGGGCTGA
- the gspG gene encoding type II secretion system major pseudopilin GspG: MQNAANHPTRQRRARGFTLIEIMVVVVIMGILASLVVPKLIARTGESKVAAAKVDIATVMQALKLYRLDNQRYPTTEQGLQALIEKPTTGPAANGWKAGGYLEKMPKDPWGNPYQFLSPGVKGEVDIISLGADGQPGGSGDDADIGSWEL, translated from the coding sequence ATGCAAAACGCAGCAAACCATCCGACACGCCAGCGCCGCGCGCGCGGCTTCACTTTGATCGAAATCATGGTCGTGGTGGTGATCATGGGCATCCTCGCGTCGCTGGTGGTGCCCAAGCTGATCGCCCGCACGGGCGAGTCGAAAGTGGCGGCGGCGAAAGTCGACATCGCCACCGTGATGCAAGCGTTGAAACTGTATCGCCTGGATAACCAGCGCTACCCGACCACCGAGCAGGGCTTGCAGGCGCTGATCGAAAAACCGACCACGGGACCGGCCGCGAATGGCTGGAAAGCGGGCGGCTACCTGGAAAAGATGCCGAAGGACCCATGGGGCAACCCGTACCAGTTCCTGTCGCCGGGCGTGAAGGGTGAAGTCGATATCATCTCGCTGGGCGCCGACGGCCAGCCTGGCGGTAGCGGCGACGACGCCGATATCGGTTCCTGGGAACTGTAA
- a CDS encoding GspH/FimT family pseudopilin, producing MPAMSTGRALPRPRASGFTLIELLVVMVIIGVTLGLVSLNAMPNGQQALQKEAERIALLLQLARDEAIVRSRQVAFEADENQYRFLVLNEKLWQPVTQDDLLRERAFANTPMLLSVQPSNSVAQPLRIVFGREPVDKPFVLTLASGERSVAIRADGIGHFTVEQ from the coding sequence ATGCCTGCCATGAGCACCGGTCGCGCACTGCCCCGGCCACGCGCCAGCGGCTTCACGCTGATCGAATTGCTGGTGGTGATGGTCATCATCGGCGTCACCCTGGGCCTGGTCTCGCTGAACGCCATGCCGAATGGCCAGCAAGCGCTGCAGAAGGAAGCCGAGCGCATCGCGCTGCTGCTGCAGCTGGCGCGCGATGAAGCCATCGTGCGCAGCCGGCAGGTGGCGTTCGAGGCGGACGAAAATCAATACCGTTTCCTGGTCCTCAATGAAAAGCTGTGGCAACCCGTGACGCAGGACGATTTGCTGCGCGAGCGGGCGTTTGCCAACACGCCCATGCTGCTCAGCGTGCAGCCATCGAACAGCGTGGCCCAGCCGCTGCGCATCGTCTTCGGCCGCGAACCGGTCGACAAGCCTTTCGTGCTGACCCTGGCCAGCGGCGAGCGCAGCGTGGCCATCCGCGCCGACGGCATCGGCCACTTCACGGTCGAGCAATGA
- the gspI gene encoding type II secretion system minor pseudopilin GspI, whose product MMRFSLRRHQRGFTLLEVLVALVIVGTALGASLRAVGSLTQNSDGLRSAMMATWSAENHLVRLRLAKTFPQTGKRTVDCPQGDLKLICEEEVVATPNPRIRQVRVNVYDAQYPARRIVRLVLLAFND is encoded by the coding sequence ATGATGCGGTTCTCATTGCGCCGCCATCAGCGCGGCTTCACTTTGCTGGAAGTCCTGGTCGCCCTCGTCATCGTCGGCACGGCCCTGGGCGCCTCCCTGCGCGCCGTGGGCAGCCTGACGCAAAACAGCGACGGCTTGCGCAGCGCCATGATGGCCACCTGGTCGGCGGAAAACCACCTGGTGCGATTGCGCCTGGCCAAGACCTTCCCGCAGACGGGCAAGCGCACGGTCGACTGCCCGCAGGGCGACTTGAAACTGATCTGTGAAGAGGAAGTGGTGGCCACGCCGAATCCCCGCATCCGGCAAGTGCGCGTGAACGTGTACGACGCGCAATATCCGGCCCGGCGCATCGTGCGCCTGGTGTTATTGGCGTTCAACGACTGA
- a CDS encoding PulJ/GspJ family protein has translation MARRTVPAGGFTLIELLVAIGILAMVAVLGWRGLDSIMRSREVLTSQLEQARGMQLAFAQMQSDCDHLAGAGLNTSLLNGRTNLTAETDRLTLVRLAASEQEPQQLQVVTYRLRGGVLTRRESNGTRDLAVLDTLWQAARDDTDTSSADVTLMRGVDSMVMRGWSNGAWNVLTAGATISTQVPGLEVTLQMPGQDAGLSKVFLLGPG, from the coding sequence ATGGCGCGCCGCACTGTCCCTGCCGGCGGTTTCACCCTGATCGAGCTGCTCGTGGCGATCGGCATCCTGGCCATGGTCGCCGTGCTGGGCTGGCGTGGCCTGGACAGCATCATGCGTTCGCGCGAAGTGCTGACCAGCCAGCTGGAGCAGGCGCGCGGCATGCAGCTGGCGTTTGCCCAGATGCAGAGCGATTGCGACCACCTGGCCGGCGCCGGCCTGAATACCAGCCTGCTCAATGGCCGCACCAACCTGACGGCCGAGACCGACCGTTTGACCCTGGTGCGCCTGGCCGCGTCGGAACAGGAGCCGCAGCAGTTGCAAGTGGTCACTTACCGCCTGCGCGGCGGCGTGCTGACGCGGCGCGAGTCGAACGGCACGCGCGACCTGGCCGTGCTCGACACGCTGTGGCAGGCGGCGCGCGACGATACCGATACCTCGAGCGCCGACGTGACCCTGATGCGCGGCGTCGACAGCATGGTCATGCGCGGCTGGAGCAATGGCGCCTGGAACGTGCTGACGGCGGGCGCCACCATCTCCACGCAAGTGCCGGGCCTGGAAGTGACCCTGCAGATGCCGGGCCAGGACGCGGGCTTGTCCAAAGTCTTTTTGCTGGGGCCGGGATGA
- the gspK gene encoding type II secretion system minor pseudopilin GspK: MKRLSSPVRQRGVAVITALLLTALAITVVASLFWQQQVQVRSMENQRLRLQTQWAMRGMVDFARFWLRQDNVMLTALDGVWATPIEEARLDDYVDREKVDTEKFDATVSGRALDAQARFNITNLATATGIVSQPYVQAYQRLLSNLQLDSSLAQATADAVLRARPKPRAADSGADGKTPAAKPATGGSSEPVAFTQVEDLLAVPGYTPQMIEKLRDFIIVLPKTTAVNVNTAPAEVLSAVTDMSVSEASALTLSNPRKKFVDRLNFQNNINGKKPIDGVEIDVKSQYFLTVIRVRLDRAALDAQALVWREPNPQRTTSLVWLREN, translated from the coding sequence ATGAAGCGTCTTTCCTCTCCCGTCCGCCAGCGCGGCGTGGCCGTCATCACGGCCTTGCTGCTGACGGCGTTGGCGATTACCGTCGTTGCCAGCCTGTTCTGGCAGCAGCAGGTGCAGGTGCGCTCGATGGAAAACCAGCGTTTGCGCCTGCAGACGCAGTGGGCCATGCGCGGCATGGTCGACTTCGCCCGCTTCTGGCTGCGCCAGGACAATGTCATGCTGACGGCGCTTGACGGCGTCTGGGCCACGCCCATCGAGGAAGCGCGGCTTGACGATTATGTGGACCGCGAAAAGGTCGACACGGAAAAATTCGACGCCACCGTGTCGGGCCGCGCGCTCGATGCGCAGGCGCGGTTTAACATTACCAACCTGGCCACCGCCACGGGCATCGTCAGCCAGCCCTATGTGCAGGCCTACCAGCGGCTGCTGTCCAACTTGCAGCTCGATAGTTCTTTGGCGCAGGCGACGGCTGACGCCGTGCTGCGCGCGCGGCCGAAACCACGCGCCGCCGACAGCGGCGCCGACGGCAAGACGCCCGCCGCCAAGCCCGCCACGGGCGGCAGCAGCGAACCGGTGGCGTTCACGCAGGTCGAGGATTTGCTGGCCGTCCCCGGCTATACGCCGCAGATGATCGAGAAACTGCGCGACTTCATCATCGTGCTGCCGAAAACGACCGCGGTGAACGTGAATACGGCGCCGGCCGAGGTGCTGTCGGCCGTGACCGACATGTCCGTGTCCGAGGCCAGCGCCCTGACCTTGAGCAACCCGCGTAAAAAGTTTGTCGATAGGCTAAATTTCCAGAATAATATCAACGGCAAGAAACCGATCGACGGCGTGGAGATCGATGTGAAAAGTCAGTACTTCCTCACCGTGATCCGCGTGCGCCTGGACCGCGCCGCGCTCGATGCGCAGGCACTGGTGTGGCGCGAGCCGAATCCGCAGCGCACCACCAGCCTGGTCTGGTTGCGGGAAAATTAA
- the gspL gene encoding type II secretion system protein GspL, producing the protein MTILYIRHPAKASTDSAPACSFVLAGDGGALLQQGSAPLGSLGQLIAGAKQVVLLLAAADVTLLRLKTPPLAGARLRAALPGLVEEHILGDAQDCLLAAGAPDANGMRTVAVAQRAWAEVLVKALLAQGARKVVLLPSQLCLPLQPGSVTAALQASGDGLELALRQAPQEGLGLVLPPQPQQALLTTRAFAGDVPLTVYVAQAELAQYQQLAAGMDGVTVEPDHWAHWIAGAKGAGLDLAGALGTATGSATEWRRWRWPLRLALLAVVVNLAGMNIEWMRLKREAATVRTSMQQTFKAAYPNEAPVYGLEAEQMRRNITAARLQSGQASMDDFTSMSAALGEALGGLAGRGVVASLEYRERSLIVKLKPDMVDASAQAQVRDGLAARKLTLNETAPGVWKITPATGAKA; encoded by the coding sequence TTGACAATATTGTATATCCGTCACCCAGCCAAGGCATCCACCGACAGCGCGCCTGCCTGCTCCTTCGTGCTGGCCGGCGACGGCGGCGCCCTGTTGCAGCAGGGCAGCGCGCCGCTGGGTAGCCTGGGCCAGCTGATCGCCGGCGCGAAGCAGGTGGTGCTGCTGCTGGCGGCGGCCGACGTGACCCTGCTGCGCCTGAAAACCCCGCCGCTGGCCGGCGCCCGCTTGCGTGCGGCCCTGCCGGGCCTGGTGGAAGAACACATTTTGGGCGACGCCCAGGATTGCCTGCTGGCCGCCGGCGCGCCTGATGCAAACGGCATGCGCACGGTGGCCGTGGCGCAGCGTGCTTGGGCCGAGGTCCTCGTGAAAGCCTTGCTGGCGCAGGGCGCGCGCAAGGTCGTCTTGCTGCCATCGCAGCTGTGCCTGCCCTTGCAGCCGGGCAGCGTGACGGCCGCCCTGCAGGCTAGCGGCGATGGCCTGGAACTGGCCTTGCGCCAGGCGCCGCAAGAGGGCCTGGGCCTCGTGCTGCCGCCCCAGCCGCAGCAGGCGCTGCTGACGACGCGCGCGTTTGCCGGCGATGTGCCGCTGACGGTCTACGTGGCGCAGGCCGAGCTGGCGCAATATCAACAGCTGGCTGCCGGCATGGATGGCGTGACGGTCGAGCCCGACCATTGGGCGCACTGGATCGCCGGCGCCAAGGGCGCTGGGCTGGACCTGGCCGGTGCCCTGGGCACGGCGACGGGATCGGCCACCGAATGGCGCCGCTGGCGCTGGCCGCTGCGCCTGGCGTTGCTGGCCGTGGTCGTCAACCTGGCCGGCATGAATATCGAATGGATGCGCCTGAAGCGCGAAGCGGCCACCGTGCGTACCTCGATGCAGCAAACCTTCAAGGCCGCGTATCCGAACGAAGCGCCCGTGTATGGCCTGGAAGCGGAACAGATGCGGCGCAATATCACTGCCGCCCGCCTGCAAAGCGGGCAGGCCAGCATGGATGATTTCACGAGCATGAGCGCGGCCCTGGGCGAGGCGCTGGGCGGCCTGGCCGGGCGCGGCGTGGTGGCCTCGCTGGAATACCGCGAGCGCAGCCTGATCGTCAAGCTGAAACCTGACATGGTCGACGCCAGCGCCCAGGCGCAGGTGCGCGACGGCCTGGCCGCGCGCAAGCTGACCTTGAATGAAACGGCGCCGGGCGTGTGGAAGATCACGCCGGCCACGGGAGCAAAAGCATGA
- the gspM gene encoding type II secretion system protein GspM: MSAAVNKARAALAGQQQNVQAFWAERTPQERKLLTIGGVVAGLALVYAVFFEPAWTGRIALQKSLPELRQNAAQLQALAREAGELARQAPVQVAPMSRDSLDASLKARGLAPQSLSLTGEYARVQLNGVPFASVMLWLDGLRREGRVAVQEAKITAQGKAGLVDASLTLHQSPGAAR; this comes from the coding sequence ATGAGTGCAGCAGTCAACAAGGCACGCGCCGCGCTGGCGGGACAACAGCAAAATGTGCAGGCCTTCTGGGCCGAGCGCACGCCACAGGAACGCAAGCTCTTGACCATCGGCGGCGTCGTGGCGGGGCTGGCCCTCGTCTACGCCGTCTTCTTCGAGCCTGCCTGGACGGGCCGCATCGCCTTGCAAAAGAGCTTGCCCGAGCTGCGCCAGAACGCGGCCCAGCTGCAGGCGCTGGCCCGTGAAGCGGGCGAGCTGGCGCGCCAGGCGCCCGTGCAGGTGGCCCCCATGAGCCGTGACAGCCTCGACGCCTCGCTGAAAGCGCGCGGCCTGGCGCCGCAATCGCTGTCGCTGACGGGGGAATATGCGCGCGTGCAGCTGAACGGCGTGCCGTTCGCCAGCGTCATGCTGTGGCTGGACGGCTTGCGCCGCGAAGGCCGCGTGGCCGTGCAGGAAGCGAAGATCACGGCGCAGGGCAAGGCGGGGCTGGTCGACGCCAGCCTGACCCTGCACCAGAGCCCTGGCGCGGCACGATGA
- a CDS encoding type II secretion system protein N, protein MMRLLGWLLAIIVSVCVTLLVFFPAGWVASIVEKQTGGRLTLGDAQGTLWRGSAFIGGASSANGAVTPLLPGRFSWRISPSVLWGSADVELQNPQALSQPVNLRGSWSHWQVSPAALLLPADGLGGLGAPLNTVAPTGSMRLSWSTLELALEKQQFSAVGRTTLQMTDMASRLSSLRPLGSYELDFDWQGQQATLTLRSIKGPLLLDGSGSLQQGRMQFSGQAQAAAGYEETLASLLNLLGQRRSNSEKNIIALEFRQ, encoded by the coding sequence ATGATGCGCCTGCTTGGCTGGCTGCTGGCCATCATCGTCAGCGTGTGCGTCACCCTGCTGGTGTTTTTCCCGGCCGGCTGGGTGGCCAGTATCGTGGAAAAACAGACGGGCGGACGTTTGACCTTGGGCGACGCGCAAGGTACCCTGTGGCGCGGCTCGGCCTTTATCGGCGGAGCATCCAGCGCGAATGGCGCCGTGACGCCGCTGCTGCCGGGGCGTTTCAGCTGGCGCATTTCGCCCTCGGTGCTGTGGGGATCGGCGGACGTGGAACTGCAAAACCCGCAGGCCCTGTCGCAGCCGGTGAACCTGCGCGGCTCGTGGTCGCACTGGCAAGTGAGCCCGGCGGCCCTGCTGCTGCCGGCCGATGGCCTCGGCGGCTTGGGCGCGCCTTTGAATACCGTGGCGCCGACGGGCAGCATGCGCCTGTCGTGGAGCACCCTGGAGCTGGCCCTGGAGAAGCAGCAGTTTTCCGCCGTTGGCCGCACCACCTTGCAGATGACGGACATGGCGTCGCGCCTGTCGTCCCTGCGTCCGCTGGGCAGCTACGAGCTCGATTTCGATTGGCAGGGGCAGCAGGCGACGTTGACACTGCGCTCCATCAAGGGACCGCTGCTGCTCGATGGCAGCGGCAGCCTGCAACAGGGGCGCATGCAGTTTTCCGGCCAGGCCCAGGCCGCAGCAGGATATGAAGAGACCTTGGCGAGTTTGTTGAATTTGCTGGGACAGCGCCGTAGCAATAGCGAAAAAAACATCATCGCCTTAGAGTTCAGACAATGA